One window from the genome of Pseudomonas fluorescens encodes:
- a CDS encoding biotin-dependent carboxyltransferase family protein — protein MIKVLKPGLATSVQDLGREGYYHLGIPPSGALDQYALSAANQLVGNPAGLAALECTLLGPELEFQEDALVAVSGAHMTPRVDGVEMHHDTAFTVKAGQVLRFDFPKAGARAYVAVAGGIDVPVVLGSRSTYALGALGGFQGRRLIAGDELPIGIASGKSRAGASLPMALRQSLGGEITLRVVPGLYYHRLTEAAAKSFFAEPWTVGSEADRIGYRFKGGSALSFQPREQPFGAGSDPSNIVDSCYPIGSIQVPAGLEPIVLHRDAVSGGGYAMIGTVISADLDLIGQMQPNQKARFVAVTLEEALQARRSYKKKLSCLSKLFPS, from the coding sequence ATGATCAAGGTCCTCAAACCCGGCCTCGCCACTTCGGTACAAGACCTGGGCCGCGAAGGGTATTACCACTTGGGCATTCCGCCGTCCGGCGCGCTTGATCAATACGCCTTGAGCGCGGCCAATCAATTGGTCGGCAACCCGGCAGGTCTGGCGGCGCTGGAATGCACGCTGCTCGGGCCTGAGTTGGAGTTTCAGGAGGATGCATTGGTGGCGGTCAGCGGCGCGCACATGACGCCACGGGTCGATGGCGTGGAAATGCACCACGACACCGCGTTCACCGTGAAGGCCGGACAAGTGCTGCGCTTTGACTTTCCCAAGGCGGGTGCCCGCGCTTATGTGGCGGTAGCCGGCGGCATTGATGTGCCGGTGGTGCTCGGCAGTCGCTCCACCTATGCGCTCGGCGCGCTCGGTGGCTTTCAGGGGCGACGCCTGATTGCAGGCGACGAATTGCCGATAGGCATCGCCAGTGGCAAAAGCCGCGCCGGGGCCAGTTTGCCCATGGCGTTACGGCAATCATTGGGTGGCGAAATCACCCTGCGGGTGGTGCCCGGTTTGTACTACCACCGCTTGACCGAAGCGGCGGCGAAGAGCTTTTTCGCCGAGCCGTGGACGGTCGGCTCGGAGGCCGACCGCATCGGCTATCGCTTCAAGGGCGGCAGCGCGCTGAGCTTTCAGCCCCGGGAGCAGCCGTTTGGCGCCGGTTCCGATCCGTCGAACATCGTCGACAGTTGCTACCCGATTGGCTCGATCCAGGTGCCCGCCGGGCTCGAACCCATCGTGCTGCACCGTGATGCGGTGTCCGGTGGCGGCTACGCGATGATTGGCACGGTGATCAGCGCCGACCTCGATTTGATCGGCCAGATGCAACCCAACCAGAAGGCCCGCTTTGTCGCGGTAACCCTCGAAGAGGCGCTGCAAGCGCGACGTTCCTATAAGAAAAAGCTCAGCTGCCTGAGCAAGCTGTTCCCTTCCTGA
- a CDS encoding 5-oxoprolinase subunit B family protein, which produces MSTPIRYSFGADEHLFAEVSDSMSLDAFFKGLAVTRAVEQLALDGVLDICLANASFQIRFDPDRIAPHTLLEAVKIAEAGAVAERTLQTRIIEIPVLYNDPWTHETLMRFRDRHQDPSATDLEYAARINGLADVDAFIAAHSGAPWFVSMVGFVAGLPFMFQMVEHERQLQVPKYLRPRTDTPKLTLGHGGCFGCIYSVRGAGGYQMFGVTPAPIYDPQQNLAYLKEHMVFFRPGDIVQFKPMDREAYDHAVADVEAGCFDLRIRPVEFSLDAFLADPVGYPKSLQEVLA; this is translated from the coding sequence ATGAGTACTCCCATCCGCTACAGCTTTGGCGCCGATGAGCACTTGTTTGCCGAAGTCAGCGACAGCATGTCCCTGGACGCGTTCTTCAAAGGCTTGGCCGTCACCCGCGCCGTGGAACAGCTGGCGCTGGATGGCGTGCTCGATATCTGCCTGGCCAACGCGTCATTCCAGATTCGTTTCGACCCGGATCGCATCGCCCCTCATACCTTGCTCGAAGCGGTAAAAATCGCCGAGGCCGGGGCCGTTGCCGAACGCACGTTGCAGACGCGGATTATCGAGATTCCGGTGCTCTACAACGATCCCTGGACCCACGAAACCCTGATGCGTTTTCGCGATCGCCATCAAGACCCGAGCGCCACGGACCTGGAATACGCCGCACGAATCAACGGTCTGGCCGACGTCGATGCATTCATCGCGGCCCACAGTGGCGCGCCGTGGTTTGTCTCGATGGTTGGCTTCGTTGCCGGGCTGCCGTTCATGTTCCAGATGGTCGAGCACGAGCGCCAGTTGCAGGTGCCCAAGTACCTGCGCCCGCGTACCGACACACCGAAATTGACCCTTGGTCACGGCGGTTGCTTTGGTTGCATTTACTCGGTGCGTGGCGCCGGCGGTTATCAGATGTTTGGCGTCACCCCCGCGCCGATCTACGACCCGCAACAGAACCTCGCGTACCTGAAAGAACACATGGTGTTTTTCCGTCCAGGCGACATCGTGCAGTTCAAACCGATGGACCGTGAAGCCTACGACCACGCGGTGGCTGACGTGGAAGCCGGTTGCTTTGATCTGCGGATTCGGCCGGTGGAGTTTTCGCTGGACGCGTTCCTCGCCGATCCCGTTGGCTATCCCAAGTCGTTGCAGGAGGTGTTGGCATGA
- a CDS encoding acetyl-CoA carboxylase biotin carboxylase subunit yields the protein MTQAIHKLLVANRGEIAVRIIRAAKELGIPTVAACSEADVDSQAARMADEVHILGPARADKSYLNVEALLGALKATGANAVHPGYGFLSENADFAEAVVAAGAIFVGPSAETIRRMGDKAEARRTAQAAGVPVVPGSPGELFDVESALQAAQSVGFPLLIKASAGGGGRGIRLAENAEQLSEEFPRSQREAQAAFGNGAVYLERFISRARHIEVQVLGDGQHAVHLFERECSLQRRRQKIFEEAPSPVLSQQQRKTLCESAVRLTESLGYKGAGTLEYLYDDATGEFFFIEMNTRIQVEHPVSELITGIDLVQSMLRIAGGEPLGFKQSDIRLNGAALQMRLNAEDPARDFFPSPGLVEELIWPNGAGIRVDTHLYQGYRVPPYYDSLLAKLIIHGADRAEALARARMAVAHTTLTGMANTLALHGELLEQPWLHSADFHTGTLETWLAERRSGGEA from the coding sequence ATGACCCAAGCCATTCATAAACTGCTGGTCGCCAACCGTGGCGAGATCGCCGTGCGGATTATCCGCGCCGCCAAAGAACTGGGCATTCCCACCGTTGCTGCGTGCAGCGAGGCGGACGTCGATTCCCAGGCCGCGCGCATGGCCGATGAGGTGCACATTCTTGGCCCGGCCCGTGCCGACAAAAGTTACCTGAACGTCGAGGCCTTGCTCGGCGCCTTGAAAGCCACGGGCGCCAACGCGGTGCATCCCGGTTACGGCTTTCTGTCGGAGAACGCCGATTTCGCCGAAGCGGTGGTGGCTGCCGGCGCCATATTCGTCGGCCCGAGCGCGGAGACGATCCGGCGCATGGGTGATAAAGCCGAGGCACGGCGTACCGCACAAGCCGCTGGCGTGCCGGTGGTGCCGGGTTCGCCGGGTGAACTGTTCGACGTCGAGTCGGCGCTGCAGGCTGCTCAATCCGTTGGCTTCCCGTTGTTGATCAAAGCTTCGGCCGGTGGCGGCGGGCGCGGTATTCGGCTGGCGGAAAACGCTGAGCAACTGAGCGAAGAATTTCCCCGGTCCCAGCGCGAAGCCCAAGCGGCGTTTGGCAATGGCGCTGTGTACCTGGAGCGATTTATCAGCCGGGCTCGGCATATTGAAGTGCAGGTGTTGGGCGACGGTCAGCACGCGGTGCATTTGTTTGAGCGCGAGTGTTCGCTGCAACGGCGCCGGCAGAAAATCTTCGAAGAAGCGCCGTCGCCAGTCCTCAGCCAGCAGCAACGGAAAACCCTCTGCGAAAGCGCCGTGCGCCTGACCGAATCGTTGGGCTACAAGGGTGCCGGCACGCTGGAATACCTGTATGACGACGCCACTGGCGAGTTCTTCTTTATCGAGATGAACACGCGGATTCAGGTGGAGCATCCGGTCAGCGAACTGATCACCGGCATCGACCTGGTCCAGTCCATGTTGCGCATCGCTGGCGGCGAGCCGCTGGGCTTCAAGCAAAGTGACATCCGACTCAACGGCGCCGCCCTGCAAATGCGCCTGAACGCTGAGGACCCGGCGCGAGATTTCTTCCCGAGTCCAGGCCTGGTCGAGGAACTGATCTGGCCGAACGGCGCGGGCATTCGTGTCGATACGCATCTGTATCAAGGCTACCGTGTGCCACCGTACTATGACTCGCTGCTGGCCAAACTGATTATTCACGGTGCGGATCGCGCCGAAGCCCTGGCCCGAGCGCGAATGGCGGTGGCGCACACCACGCTCACCGGCATGGCCAACACCTTGGCGTTGCACGGTGAATTGCTCGAGCAACCGTGGCTGCACAGCGCCGACTTTCACACCGGCACTCTGGAAACCTGGCTGGCCGAGCGCCGCAGCGGAGGTGAAGCATGA
- a CDS encoding acetyl-CoA carboxylase: MAEHTVITPLPGTFYRKASPESANFVEVGAQVSADTVIGLIEVMKQFSELTAGTAGRLSAFLVEDGDPVEPGQVVATLDAE, from the coding sequence ATGGCTGAACACACTGTAATCACCCCATTGCCGGGGACCTTCTACCGTAAAGCCTCTCCGGAATCGGCGAACTTCGTCGAGGTCGGCGCGCAGGTCAGCGCCGACACGGTCATTGGCCTGATCGAGGTCATGAAGCAGTTCTCCGAACTGACCGCCGGGACGGCTGGTCGCCTCAGTGCCTTCTTGGTGGAAGACGGTGATCCGGTGGAGCCGGGTCAAGTCGTCGCAACACTCGACGCCGAGTGA
- a CDS encoding 5-oxoprolinase subunit PxpA, with the protein MQAVDFNSDMGEGFGPWTIGDGVDNELMGFISSANIATGFHAGDPGTMRRTVEQAKRLGVAIGAHPGFRDLVGFGRRHINAPAQELVDDMLYQLGALRELARVQGVALQHIKPHGALYMHLARDEEAARLLVENLQRLEPELLLYCMPESVIWRVATELGQPVIREFYADREYDLSGSIVFTRNVRAYDPAHVAERVLRACQQGVVRTVEGEDLAIEFDSICLHSDTPGALALVEATRHALGGAGIEVRAPR; encoded by the coding sequence ATGCAGGCAGTAGACTTCAACTCGGACATGGGCGAAGGCTTTGGTCCCTGGACCATCGGCGATGGCGTCGACAATGAGCTGATGGGCTTTATCAGTTCGGCCAACATCGCCACCGGTTTTCATGCCGGCGACCCTGGCACCATGCGCCGCACCGTCGAGCAGGCCAAGCGCCTGGGCGTGGCTATCGGCGCGCATCCGGGGTTTCGCGACCTGGTTGGTTTTGGCCGTCGGCACATCAATGCGCCGGCCCAGGAACTGGTCGACGACATGCTCTATCAGTTGGGCGCCCTGCGTGAACTCGCCCGGGTTCAAGGCGTGGCCCTGCAACACATCAAACCCCACGGCGCGCTCTACATGCACCTGGCCCGAGACGAAGAGGCCGCCCGTTTACTGGTGGAAAACCTCCAGCGCCTGGAGCCGGAGTTGCTGTTGTATTGCATGCCCGAATCGGTGATCTGGCGGGTCGCCACGGAACTCGGCCAACCGGTGATCCGCGAGTTCTACGCCGATCGCGAATACGACCTCAGCGGCTCCATCGTCTTCACCCGTAACGTGCGGGCTTACGACCCGGCCCACGTCGCCGAGCGAGTACTGCGTGCTTGCCAACAAGGCGTGGTGCGCACCGTCGAGGGCGAAGACCTGGCGATCGAATTCGATTCCATCTGTTTGCACAGCGACACGCCGGGCGCCCTGGCGTTGGTCGAAGCCACCCGTCATGCGCTGGGTGGCGCGGGCATAGAGGTCCGAGCACCGCGCTGA
- a CDS encoding LysR family transcriptional regulator — MSLTLRQVRYFVATAEIGQISQAAIHLNISQSAVTTAIKELEGILGTLLFQRSAQGMSLTDAGRHFLNRAYVILRSVDDALNSPLPDIRASGVLRLAASYTVIGYFLPHHLQRLEHWHPDVAIEVHEQERQAIEQGLLEGRFDMAVVLTANLTHPDIVSEILFNSERRLWLPSHHPLCERSAVSLADVAKEPYILLTVDEAEQSAMRYWEHAHQQPNVRVRTSSVEAVRSMVANGSGVAILSDLVHRPWSLEGKRIETLTVTDKVTPMSVGLAWHREREFSPAMQAFRNYFHDAFLAPQQLSARR; from the coding sequence ATGTCCTTGACCCTGCGCCAAGTCCGCTATTTCGTCGCCACCGCCGAGATCGGGCAAATCTCTCAAGCCGCGATTCATCTGAATATTTCCCAGTCGGCGGTGACCACGGCGATCAAGGAACTGGAAGGCATCCTTGGCACGCTGTTGTTCCAGCGCTCGGCCCAGGGCATGAGCCTGACTGACGCCGGGCGGCACTTTTTGAATCGGGCCTACGTGATTTTGCGCAGCGTCGATGACGCGTTGAACAGCCCGTTGCCGGACATCCGCGCCAGCGGCGTGTTGCGCCTGGCGGCGAGCTACACAGTGATCGGTTATTTCCTCCCGCACCATTTGCAGCGCCTGGAACACTGGCATCCGGACGTGGCCATTGAAGTCCATGAACAGGAACGGCAAGCCATTGAACAAGGCTTGTTGGAAGGTCGTTTCGATATGGCCGTGGTGCTCACCGCCAACCTCACGCACCCGGACATCGTTTCAGAGATTCTCTTCAACTCCGAACGGCGGTTATGGCTGCCCAGCCACCATCCGTTGTGCGAACGCTCGGCGGTCAGCCTCGCCGACGTCGCGAAAGAACCCTACATCCTGCTGACCGTCGACGAAGCCGAACAAAGCGCCATGCGCTATTGGGAACATGCGCATCAACAGCCAAACGTGCGGGTGCGTACCAGTTCAGTCGAAGCGGTGCGCAGCATGGTCGCCAATGGCAGCGGCGTGGCAATCCTCTCGGACTTGGTGCACCGCCCCTGGTCATTGGAAGGAAAGCGCATCGAAACCCTGACAGTCACCGATAAGGTGACGCCGATGAGTGTCGGACTGGCGTGGCATCGCGAGCGCGAATTCAGCCCGGCGATGCAGGCGTTTCGTAACTATTTCCACGATGCATTTTTGGCGCCGCAACAGCTGTCTGCGCGACGCTGA
- a CDS encoding AraC family transcriptional regulator: MTQVDACTARMVRLMEKLAPVEGYNLSALEDIRFLRSNRPLTRTPVLYEPGIVILCQGRKRGYLGDDVYVYDAQHYLVVSVPVPFTMETDASAAEPMLAVYMRLDLQLASELMLQVDETLGPSDAQPKGMYASPMDDLLRTSTLRFLEAMSRPGEGQILGPSLIREIYYRILTGEQGGSMRAALSRQGHFGKITRAIRKIHSCYHEHLDVETLAHEANMSIPNFHLHFRSVTDSTPMQYLKSTRLHQARLLMLRNTMSASTAAFNVGYESASQFSREFKRLFGRTPQAEIEWMKATYALPAPAGPSIYVSSH, encoded by the coding sequence ATGACCCAGGTTGATGCCTGCACCGCGCGCATGGTGCGGTTGATGGAAAAGCTCGCACCGGTAGAGGGCTACAACCTCAGCGCGCTGGAAGACATCCGTTTTCTGCGTTCGAACCGACCGCTGACGCGCACGCCGGTGTTGTATGAGCCCGGCATCGTGATCCTGTGCCAGGGGCGCAAGCGTGGCTATCTGGGCGACGACGTTTATGTCTATGACGCCCAGCATTATCTGGTGGTGTCTGTCCCGGTTCCCTTCACCATGGAGACCGACGCCAGCGCCGCGGAACCGATGCTGGCGGTCTACATGCGCCTGGACCTGCAACTGGCCAGCGAGTTGATGTTGCAAGTGGACGAAACCCTGGGCCCCAGCGATGCACAGCCCAAAGGCATGTACGCCTCGCCCATGGACGACTTGCTGCGCACCTCGACGCTGCGTTTTCTGGAGGCCATGAGTCGCCCGGGCGAAGGGCAGATCCTGGGACCTTCGCTGATACGGGAAATCTACTACCGGATCCTGACCGGCGAGCAGGGCGGCTCGATGCGCGCCGCGCTCAGCCGCCAGGGGCACTTTGGCAAGATCACCCGGGCGATACGCAAGATCCACAGCTGCTACCACGAGCATCTGGACGTCGAAACACTCGCCCACGAAGCCAACATGAGCATCCCCAACTTTCACCTGCACTTTCGCAGCGTGACGGACTCCACGCCCATGCAGTACTTGAAATCGACGCGCCTGCACCAGGCGCGACTACTGATGCTGCGCAATACCATGAGCGCCTCGACGGCGGCGTTCAACGTCGGCTACGAAAGCGCCTCGCAATTCAGCCGCGAGTTCAAGCGCCTGTTTGGGCGAACGCCTCAGGCGGAGATTGAATGGATGAAGGCGACTTATGCTTTGCCTGCGCCTGCCGGGCCGTCCATTTATGTTTCGTCGCATTAG
- a CDS encoding oxidoreductase, which produces MSSRKTLFITGVSSGLGNALAREALAVGHRVIGTVRSDAALQAFEALSPDQAHGVLLDVTDFERIDSVVAATQASHGPVDVLVNNAGYGHEGIFEESPLQEMRRQFDVNVFGAVAVTKAFVPYFRERRAGHILNITSMGGTITMPGISFYCASKFALEGISDTLSKELLPFNIFVTAVAPGSFRTDWAGRSMQRTPRSIADYDASFDPIRKAREEKSGKQPGNPQKAAQAMLQLIDSPTPPAHLLLGSDALSLVRDKLSRVAREIDQWEALSRSTDD; this is translated from the coding sequence ATGAGCAGCAGAAAAACCCTATTCATCACCGGCGTCAGCAGCGGCCTGGGCAATGCCCTGGCGCGGGAAGCGCTTGCGGTGGGCCATCGGGTGATCGGCACCGTGCGCAGTGACGCGGCGTTGCAGGCCTTCGAGGCACTGTCCCCGGATCAGGCTCATGGCGTGCTCCTGGATGTCACTGACTTCGAGCGGATCGACAGCGTGGTCGCCGCCACACAAGCCAGCCACGGCCCGGTCGACGTACTGGTCAACAATGCCGGCTATGGCCATGAGGGCATCTTCGAAGAGTCACCGTTGCAAGAGATGCGTCGCCAGTTCGACGTCAACGTGTTCGGCGCGGTGGCGGTGACCAAGGCCTTCGTGCCCTATTTCCGCGAGCGCCGCGCCGGGCATATCCTCAACATCACCTCCATGGGCGGCACCATCACCATGCCGGGCATTTCCTTCTACTGCGCGAGCAAGTTTGCGCTGGAAGGTATCTCCGATACGCTGAGCAAGGAATTGCTGCCGTTCAACATCTTCGTGACCGCCGTGGCACCGGGCTCGTTTCGCACCGACTGGGCGGGACGTTCGATGCAACGCACCCCGCGAAGCATTGCCGACTACGACGCCAGTTTCGACCCGATACGCAAGGCGCGGGAAGAAAAAAGCGGCAAGCAGCCGGGTAACCCACAGAAGGCGGCCCAAGCGATGTTGCAACTGATCGACAGCCCGACACCGCCGGCCCACTTGCTGCTGGGCAGTGATGCCCTCAGCCTGGTGCGCGACAAGCTGAGCCGTGTCGCCAGGGAGATCGATCAATGGGAAGCGCTGAGCCGTTCGACGGACGATTGA
- a CDS encoding sigma-70 family RNA polymerase sigma factor, producing MRSNDTLGNADLTLLYRSHHSWLHSWLSRRIGCHESAADLAQDTFVRLLKSRQLSPLREPRAYLSSIARGLMIDRYRRRELERAYFESLALLPPQAAPSEEERLLILDSLERIDRLLDLLKPRVREAFLLAQLDGLTCLQIAEKLCVSRSTVERDLAKALQHCYRLRYAEQ from the coding sequence ATGCGCAGCAACGACACACTGGGCAATGCCGACCTCACCCTGCTCTATCGCAGCCACCATTCCTGGTTGCACAGTTGGCTGAGCCGGCGCATCGGCTGTCACGAAAGCGCGGCGGACCTGGCGCAGGACACGTTTGTCCGTCTGCTCAAATCGCGTCAATTGAGCCCCTTGCGCGAACCCCGGGCTTATCTGAGCAGCATCGCCCGTGGGCTGATGATCGATCGGTATCGCCGTCGCGAACTCGAACGCGCCTACTTCGAGAGCCTCGCGCTGCTCCCTCCACAAGCGGCCCCCTCTGAAGAAGAACGCTTGCTGATTCTTGATAGCCTCGAGCGCATAGACCGCCTGCTCGACCTGCTCAAACCGAGGGTTCGCGAGGCTTTTCTACTCGCCCAGCTCGACGGCCTGACCTGCCTGCAAATAGCCGAAAAATTGTGCGTTTCCCGCTCTACGGTTGAACGCGACCTGGCCAAGGCCCTGCAACACTGCTATCGCTTGCGTTATGCCGAACAGTGA
- a CDS encoding DUF4880 domain-containing protein — protein sequence MPNSEAQALDPAVVDQAIHWLVRLRFNPADEQTQRSFEHWLQQRAEHRLAWQRVEALGDDFAGVPPDLARHTLKGARSGIHRRQSLKLLGALATLGGAAWLGRDYTPLPAMLAQQHSKTGEQKRFQLDDGSLIQLNSDSAVDSYFNPQRRLIVLRRGEIIVNTGPDAGSAQPRPFWVQTRDGLIRTLNARFLAYERDDGTLIAVQGGAVTVFPGSSQTLAVSDTVQAGNQRLFTSDGVREFKDNGLDVWSWSDGVISARNMRLGDFIGALSRYRPGLLRCAEEVSGLRVSGTFQLADTDQVLALVAQSLHLRIDYRTQYWVTLNAAS from the coding sequence ATGCCGAACAGTGAAGCGCAAGCGCTGGATCCGGCGGTGGTCGACCAGGCGATCCACTGGCTGGTGCGTCTGCGCTTCAATCCTGCCGATGAGCAAACCCAGCGCAGTTTCGAGCACTGGCTGCAGCAGCGGGCGGAGCATCGGTTAGCGTGGCAGCGCGTGGAAGCGCTTGGCGATGACTTCGCGGGCGTTCCACCGGATTTGGCTCGGCACACCCTCAAGGGCGCCCGCTCAGGCATCCATCGGCGCCAAAGCCTCAAGCTACTGGGTGCATTGGCCACCTTGGGTGGCGCGGCCTGGCTGGGCCGCGACTACACGCCGCTGCCGGCCATGCTTGCCCAACAGCACAGCAAGACCGGCGAACAAAAGCGCTTCCAACTCGATGACGGCAGCCTTATCCAGCTCAACAGCGACAGTGCAGTCGACAGCTATTTCAACCCACAGCGACGCCTGATCGTTCTGCGGCGCGGCGAAATCATCGTCAATACCGGCCCGGACGCAGGCTCGGCTCAACCGCGCCCGTTCTGGGTACAAACCCGCGACGGCCTCATACGCACCCTGAATGCCCGGTTCCTGGCATACGAGCGGGACGACGGGACGCTCATCGCGGTGCAGGGCGGCGCCGTCACGGTGTTTCCTGGGTCCAGTCAAACCCTTGCGGTCAGCGACACCGTCCAGGCCGGCAACCAGCGGCTGTTCACCTCGGATGGCGTTCGTGAGTTCAAGGATAACGGCCTGGATGTATGGAGCTGGAGTGACGGGGTGATCAGCGCACGCAATATGCGCCTCGGTGATTTCATCGGGGCCTTGTCGCGCTATCGCCCGGGCCTGTTGCGCTGCGCCGAAGAGGTCTCGGGCCTGCGGGTTTCCGGCACCTTTCAGCTCGCCGACACCGATCAGGTGCTGGCATTGGTTGCGCAGTCACTGCACCTGCGGATCGATTATCGAACCCAATACTGGGTGACGTTGAACGCCGCCAGCTAA